Proteins encoded together in one Lathyrus oleraceus cultivar Zhongwan6 chromosome 5, CAAS_Psat_ZW6_1.0, whole genome shotgun sequence window:
- the LOC127085728 gene encoding GDSL esterase/lipase At1g71691-like produces MSISKVFWVISLISLQFSLANCYSTKGLVPALYVFGDSTVDAGNNNNLNTVAKANNFPYGIDFNNCSTGRFSNGKTFADLIAIKLGLPMPPPYIGVSTTERYQITSGMNYASGSCGILNSTRNGECLSLEKQAEYFTSTVMNDLPRNLQSKTKLRHYLSKSIFLLSTGSNDYILNYFKQKMGKNKMINPEEFADYLIDQLGSNIKKIYDLGGRKFVIIGLGPIGCIPGFITKKPHTQECNEVINQVVNLFTNKLPRKLQELKLKAKLSGSLFTILDSFKLFRKIQNSPENFGLTNIWDSCVGEGGNPCENRKEYYIYDFAHSTEAVNEIFANKCIGGRHICFPMNIEKLVHAH; encoded by the exons ATGTCTATATCTAAAGTTTTTTGGGTTATATCCCTTATTAGTCTCCAATTTTCGTTGGCAAATTGTTATTCTACAAAGGGTCTTGTTCCAGCTTTGTATGTTTTTGGTGATTCAACTGTAGATGCTGGAAATAACAACAATTTGAATACTGTTGCTAAAGCTAATAATTTCCCATATGGCATAGATTTCAATAATTGCTCTACTGGAAGGTTTAGCAATGGCAAAACCTTTGCAGATCTTATT GCAATTAAATTAGGTTTACCAATGCCACCTCCATACATCGGTGTTTCAACAACTGAGAGATATCAAATAACGTCGGGTATGAACTATGCGTCAGGCTCATGTGGAATCTTGAATTCAACAAGAAAT GGAGAATGCTTGTCATTGGAGAAACAAGCTGAATATTTCACCTCAACGGTGATGAATGATCTTCCAAGAAACTTGCAAAGCAAAACAAAATTGAGACACTACTTATCAAAATCTATATTTCTTTTATCAACCGGTTCCAACGATTACATTCTCAATTATTTTAAACAAAAAATGggaaaaaataaaatgattaatcCTGAAGAATTTGCAGATTATCTTATCGACCAACTTGGTTCAAATATAAAG AAAATTTATGATCTAGGTGGAAGAAAATTTGTTATAATTGGCCTTGGTCCAATTGGTTGTATCCCAGGTTTCATCACAAAAAAACCACATACTCAAGAATGCAATGAAGTTATTAATCAAGTAGTTAACCTCTTCACAAACAAGCTCCCAAGAAAACTTCAAGAGTTGAAATTGAAAGCCAAACTCTCAGGATCACTATTCACTATTTTGGATAGTTTTAAATTGTTCAGGAAAATACAAAACTCCCCTGAAAATTTTG GGTTGACAAATATTTGGGATTCATGTGTTGGAGAAGGAGGAAACCCTTGTGAAAATCGAAAGGAATATTATATTTACGATTTTGCCCATAGCACTGAAGCTGTAAATGAAATATTTGCTAATAAGTGTATTGGTGGAAGACATATATGTTTTCCTATGAATATTGAGAAATTAGTTCATGCGCATTAA